In Zingiber officinale cultivar Zhangliang chromosome 1A, Zo_v1.1, whole genome shotgun sequence, a genomic segment contains:
- the LOC122004678 gene encoding glycine-rich protein 2-like yields the protein MEQEAVRSKGTVKWFNDTKGFGFITPDDGGEDLFVHQSSIKSDGFRSLAEGENVEYSLSEGDDGRSKAIDVTGPDGSSVQGSGGGRRDGFGGGRGGLSRGGGYGGGYGFTSGGGGGRGRGGGYGGGGSGGACYKCGETGHIAKDCYQGGGGGGNGGGGGACYNCGETGHLARDCYQGGGGGGRNGGGGGGSCYNCGETGHFARECPGRN from the coding sequence ATGGAGCAGGAGGCGGTCCGATCGAAGGGCACGGTGAAGTGGTTTAACGATACCAAGGGGTTCGGCTTCATCACGCCAGACGATGGCGGGGAGGATCTCTTCGTTCACCAGTCTTCCATCAAATCCGACGGGTTCCGGAGCCTCGCTGAGGGCGAGAACGTGGAGTATTCCCTCTCCGAGGGGGACGACGGGCGCAGCAAGGCCATCGACGTCACCGGCCCGGATGGATCTTCGGTCCAGGGTAGTGGTGGAGGGCGAAGGGATGGCTTCGGTGGGGGCCGAGGGGGATTATCTCGGGGCGGAGGTTATGGAGGAGGTTACGGGTTCACCAGCGGTGGTGGCGGAGGGAGAGGAAGGGGAGGAGGTTATGGCGGGGGAGGCTCTGGCGGTGCCTGCTACAAGTGCGGTGAGACTGGACACATTGCTAAAGATTGTTACCAGGGTGGCGGTGGAGGTGGCAACGGAGGCGGTGGTGGTGCTTGCTATAACTGTGGTGAGACGGGGCATCTTGCTAGAGATTGTTACCAGGGTGGAGGCGGAGGTGGGAGGAATGGTGGGGGCGGTGGTGGATCCTGTTATAACTGTGGTGAGACGGGGCACTTTGCTAGGGAGTGCCCAGGCAGGAACTGA